One window of Papaver somniferum cultivar HN1 chromosome 9, ASM357369v1, whole genome shotgun sequence genomic DNA carries:
- the LOC113312800 gene encoding uncharacterized protein LOC113312800, whose protein sequence is MVVSSTRQAITVDVGGYLITRVHADSLTIKRRSLWEYLAGISSLNKPWMLIGDFNAVLSMEEKKGGRSPLTSAMLDFNNCIQNCEMIQAPKTGLNFSWCNNRAGKKRIVCNLDRAFYNVKWSEVFPSWDYKVGTRGTSDHSPLFGATAAFPKPTNVPFRDLKVWLSHEGFKKVIEDAWKIENVFGDVRKKMKQADEEVLKLSLISYQNPRNINILNQLVTARGVQEIVTQQHQDIERQKSRVKWLKYGALNSRFFHVNMKIRQMQNAIVELENEEGELLSTQQGIFDILVKHIESKFKYKEVQIFEKIFDSVPKVILNEDNEKLESIPSAEEIKKAVFDLDPESSPGPDGFGGWFYKMAWDNISDDFVKAFQYCWEKEFIPSGMNANFIMLLPKVKNARKPNQFRPIGLMNFCFKEYSRSNSSRSEMINELDTKRRGGNVGLKLDISQAYDSLSWEFLFQALKRFGFSEKFVKWIHILLKSAKLSILVNGGPVGFFDVSRGLRQGDPLSPILFVIAEDVLRRNLSSMVRKGDLLPMVHRNGVRPTHIMFADDIFLFCNEDRRNLRKLLLLLEEYQKASGQEINFAKRKCFVGGTSITRKNQLTADCGMTLAGFPDKYLGVMLIPGLIRSNHVWVCVEMLQENLAGWKGKMLSFQERLVLVKLVLCSIPIFNMSVYKLPKKVLEESEKIIRNFLWSGNPAVRKTVTLKWEKPCSPLAEGGLGIKQLEVINKAMLMKLCWKIQNGKDEWAKFFQGIKWVITEVAEHTRWLVGDGSNISVWNDSWLAKHKSPAIKELWRVVALITMKEIWFLRNRIVYDEEKINIDSVKQRIIHFTKECEVRMSENMWNSSYDLQILKTFKLSCRKVKITRIIEIYFQLSAKPFILISCDGASRGNPGDAGYGFVRRKWDGEFIYAMSGGLGIGSNFLAEIVAILCAGEWAVNNNFYKVCFQTDSQAAIKVFQSQTVPWWSMTRWNKIKISLQDWYFSHNYREKNFSADSMANRGVSLAKGEKRSYTTIPEFMKTMEIPGKPYYIIC, encoded by the exons ATGGTGGTTTCAAGTACAAGGCAGGCAATAACAGTGGATGTAGGAGGGTATCTGATAACAAGGGTTCATGCAGATTCTCTGACAATAAAAAGAAGAAGTTTATGGGAATATTTAGCAGGCATATCATCATTAAATAAGCCATGGATGCTAATTGGGGACTTCAATGCAGTTTTATCTATGGAAGAAAAAAAGGGAGGTAGGAGTCCATTAACTTCAGCAATGCTTGATTTCAATAACTGCATTCAAAACTGTGAAATGATACAAGCTCCAAAGACTGGTCTAAATTTTTCATGGTGCAACAATAGAGCAGGAAAGAAAAGAATTGTATGCAATCTAGACAGAGCTTTTTACAATGTTAAATGGTCGGAAGTGTTTCCAAGTTGGGATTATAAAGTAGGAACTAGAGGTACTTCTGACCATAGTCCTCTTTTTGGTGCAACTGCAGCATTCCCAAAACCAACAAATGTCCCTTTTAGAGATCTAAAGGTGTGGTTATCACATGAAGGATTCAAAAAAGTAATTGAAGATGCTTGGAAAATTGAG AATGTGTTTGGAGATGTGAGGAAGAAAATGAAACAAGCAGATGAAGAGGTATTGAAGCTTTCTCTTATTTCATATCAAAATCCCAGAAATATTAATATCTTAAATCAGCTAGTCACAGCCAGAGGGGTCCAGGAAATTGTCACTCAACAACATCAAGATATTGAAAGACAAAAATCAAGAGTTAAGTGGCTTAAATATGGGGCATTAAATTCAAGATTCTTTCATGTTAACATGAAAATAAGACAAATGCAAAATGCCATAGTGGAACTGGAAAATGAAGAGGGAGAACTACTTTCAACACAACAAGGCATTTTTGATATTCTAGTGAAGCACATTGAATCCAAATTTAAATATAAAGAAGTTCAGATATTTGAGAAAATCTTTGATTCAGTTCCTAAAGTAATTCTTAATGAGGATAATGAAAAATTGGAATCAATTccttcagcagaagaaataaagAAAGCAGTATTTGATCTTGATCCTGAAAGCTCGCCTGGACCAGATGGATTTGGAGGTTGGTTCTACAAAATGGCATGGGATAATATCAGTGATGATTTTGTCAAAGCATTCCAATATTGTTGGGAAAAAGAATTCATTCCATCAGGTATGAATGCTAATTTTATAATGCTCCTTCCTAAagtcaagaatgcaagaaaacctaatcaatttagaccaattggtctaatgaACTTTTGCTTCAAG GAATATTCAAGATCAAATAGTTCTAGATCTGAAATGATCAATGAACTTGATACAAAGAGAAGAGGTGGTAATGTGGGATTAAAATTAGACATCTCTCAAGCTTATGACTCACTTAGTTGGGAGTTTCTTTTCCAGGCATTAAAAAGATTTGGGTTCTCTGAAAAATTTGTTAAATGGATTCATATCTTGCTTAAATCAGCTAAACTATCCATTCTTGTTAATGGGGGTCCAGTTGGTTTTTTTGATGTTAGCAGGGGCCTAAGACAGGGAGATCCCCTCTCTCctattttatttgtgatagcaGAAGATGTGTTAAGAAGAAATTTATCCTCAATGGTGAGGAAAGGTGACTTACTTCCCATGGTGCATAGAAATGGAGTACGTCCTACTCATATTATGTTTGCAGATGACATATTTCTTTTCTGTAATGAAGATAGAAGAAACTTGAGAAAATTACTATTACTTCTTGAAGAATATCAGAAAGCTTCAGGACAAGAAATTAACTTTGCAAAGAGAAAATGTTTTGTTGGTGGTACAAGTATCACTAGAAAAAATCAACTAACTGCAGATTGTGGTATGACTTTAGCTGGATTCCCTGATAAATATCTTGGAGTCATGTTAATTCCAGGCCTGATAAGATCAAATCATGTATGGGTGTGTGTGGAAATGCTACAAGAAAATTTAGCTGGTTGGAAAGGAAAAATGCTCTCATTCCAAGAAAGGTTAGTGTTGGTGAAGCTTGTATTATGTAGCATTCCTATTTTCAACATGTCAGTATACAAATTGCCAAAAAAAGTTCTAGAAGAAAGtgagaaaataataagaaacttTTTGTGGTCTGGAAATCCAGCAGTGAGAAAGACAGTCACTTTAAAATGGGAAAAACCTTGTTCCCCATTAGCAGAAGGAGGATTGGGTATAAAGCAACTTGAAGTGATAAATAAAGCTATGCTTATGAAACTTTGTTGGAAGATTCAAAATGGCAAAGATGAATGGGCTAAATTTTTTCAAG GGATTAAATGGGTTATTACAGAAGTTGCAGAACATACAAGATGGCTAGTGGGAGATGGAAGCAACATTTCAGTATGGAATGATAGCTGG CTAGCAAAGCATAAAAGTCCAGCTATAAAAGAACTATGGAGAGTGGTAGCTTTGATTACTATGAAGGAgatatggtttttgagaaatagAATAGTCTATGATGAAGAGAAAATTAATATAGACTCTGTGAAGCAAAGAATCATTCACTTTACAAAAGAATGTGAAGTAAGAATGTCTGAGAACATGTGGAATTCATCTTATGATctgcagattctcaaaacatttaaACTTAGCTGTAGGAAGGTGAAGATAACAAGAATAATAGAAATATACTTTCAGCTGTCAGCAAAACCATTCATTCTAATAAGCTGTGATGGTGCttcaagaggtaatccaggggaTGCAGGGTATGGATTTGTTCGCAGAAAGTGGGATGGTGAATTCATATATGCAATGTCAGGAGGACTAGGGATAGGTTCTAACTTTTTGGCAGAAATTGTTGCTATATTATGTGCCGGAGAGTGGGCTGTTAACAACAATTTCTACAAAGTCTGCTTCCAGACTGATTCTCAAGCCGCAATAAAGGTTTTTCAGTCACAAACAGTTCCTTGGTGGAGCATGACAAGATGgaacaaaatcaaaatatctCTTCAAGATTGGTACTTCTCTCACAACTATAGGGAGAAAAACTTTTCAGCAGACTCAATGGCTAACAGAGGAGTTAGTTTAGCAAAGGGCGAAAAAAGAAGCTATACCACAATACCTGAGTTCATGAAGACAATGGAAATCCCTGGGAAGCCGTACTACATAATCTGTTAA